The following coding sequences lie in one Primulina huaijiensis isolate GDHJ02 chromosome 2, ASM1229523v2, whole genome shotgun sequence genomic window:
- the LOC140969480 gene encoding uncharacterized protein produces MGSAVVVEKTEEELRREIDELHRQQREITERLRDPRGIRRGGLASSGPRNFTANGGRQRGFVRPAERNEMEDQPAAKRRLSSAVVKLEDGEIADDGSEAAKDVRREDLPVEIEDTNASQRSLWPQRDGSKRSLPSKMDFEIPPAEHVPRVLPKDEDPSLISRNKRMLGQLLGTLERFRKEDKQLSGTEAYMRRSDSLKRAEQRAREESEKLRQQEREQIAEKRKRDLTLRARVAAKAEEKKLELLFLRWSEHHKKLGNFIRTKTEPPIYYMFAKPLEDRDEALLEQQKEQMFQEWKSARRSELSQYQKEMAEKYIANVENGLERWQNGRKAWTANNEATNLQETMDKELETHQLEHGPKTRKIPGQSNNEDEDDVEDINAAEDDMMDDVLGVDENVRRIDEVVKAETDNGIAVEENKDE; encoded by the exons ATGGGCAGCGCTGTAGTAGTTGAAAAGACAGAGGAAGAACTCCGAAGAGAAATCGACGAACTCCACCGCCAACAACGAGAA ATTACAGAGCGGCTCCGCGATCCTAGGGGGATTCGCCGTGGTGGTTTAGCGAGCTCCGGTCCTCGCAATTTTACAGCCAATGGCGGTCGCCAGCGTGGCTTTGTTCGACCC GCGGAGAGAAATGAAATGGAGGACCAGCCAGCAGCAAAAAGGAGACTTTCTTCTGCTGTGGTGAAG CTTGAGGATGGGGAAATAGCTGATGATGGCTCTGAAGCTGCGAAGGATGTAAGAAGGGAAGATTTACCTGTTGAAATCGAGGATACAAATGCGAGTCAGAGATCCCTTTGGCCGCAGCGGGATGGTAGTAAGAGGTCCTTGCCCTCTAAAATG GACTTTGAAATCCCTCCGGCAGAGCATGTACCAAGGGTATTGCCTAAAGATGAGGATCCTAGTTTGATTAGCAGGAATAAGAGGATGCTGGGTCAGCTACTTGGGACTTTAGAG AGGTTCAGGAAAGAAGACAAACAACTTTCGGGTACAGAAGCATACATGCGGAGGTCTGATTCTTTGAAAAGG GCTGAACAACGAGCACGTGAAGAAAGTGAAAAGCTGAGGCAGCAAGAGCGTGAGCAGATTGCAGAAAAGCGGAAAAGGGATCTG ACTCTCAGAGCGCGTGTAGCTGCGAAGGCAGAGGAAAAGAAATTGGAATTGCTGTTTCTTCGATGGAGTGAGCATCACAAAAAACTTGGAAATTTCATAAG GACAAAGACAGAGCCTCCGATCTATTACATGTTTGCCAAGCCTCTGGAGGATCGTGACGAAGCTTTGCTTGAGCAGCAAAAAGAACAG ATGTTTCAAGAATGGAAGTCTGCTAGGAGAAGTGAGCTATCACAGTATCAGAAGGAGATGGCAGAAAAGTACATTGCGAATGTGGAAAATGGTCTGGAAAGGTGGCAGAATGGACGAAAAGCTTGGACAGCAAACAACGAAGCGACAAACTTACAAGAGACAATGGACAAAGAACTTGAGACACATCAGCTTGAGCACGGGCCTAAAACTAGAAAGATCCCTGGACAAAGCAACAACGAAGATGAGGACGATGTTGAAGATATCAATGCTGCGGAggatgatatgatggatgatgTGCTTGGTGTTGATGAAAATGTGCGAAGGATAGATGAAGTAGTGAAAGCAGAAACAGATAATGGCATTGCTGTTGAGGAGAACAAAGATGAGTAG